The Hymenobacter oligotrophus genome has a window encoding:
- a CDS encoding aldehyde dehydrogenase family protein, producing the protein MPKIISPEVAFAGLVAQVKQVAPEIFDPSGRYLNLLEGRWQEPGKPQDFVSPIDGSVLGALPMLDRDTALRAVTFANAEADKWAKTDLDERRRRVQDCLDQLRQQADLVGKLLMWEIGKTYKLGFTDIDRAIDGVQWYVDNIEDMLGNREPLGVVSNIASWNYPMSVLLHAVLVQVLCGNAAVAKTPTDGGFISLSLTFAIARRCGLPVTLVSGSGGELSDVLVKNDAIDCLSFVGGRYNGRNIADALASVHKRYMLEMEGVNTYGIWNYSDWAALEDQLKKGYDYGKQRCTAYVRFVVQRSLFPKFLETYWNATRSLKVGNPTLVDNPDDKLPDLAFGPVINRRQAEDLDRLYADALKTGATPIYEGQLDDSLFLPNQDRSAYRAPRALVNLPRQSELYFKEPFGPIDSVVLVDRVEELVGEMNISNGALVAALASDDQKWAQRTAKEIRAFKVGINKLRSRGDREEVFGGLGESWKGAFVGGKLLVEAVTQASNGQPVLGNYEEALLLPEKI; encoded by the coding sequence ATGCCTAAAATCATTTCGCCCGAAGTAGCGTTTGCCGGCCTCGTGGCGCAGGTAAAGCAAGTCGCTCCCGAAATTTTCGACCCAAGCGGCCGGTACCTCAACCTGCTCGAGGGCCGCTGGCAGGAGCCCGGCAAGCCGCAGGATTTTGTGTCGCCGATTGATGGTTCGGTGCTCGGAGCTTTGCCCATGCTCGACCGCGACACCGCGCTGCGGGCCGTTACCTTCGCCAACGCCGAAGCCGATAAGTGGGCCAAAACCGACTTGGACGAGCGCCGCCGCCGCGTGCAGGACTGCCTCGATCAGCTGCGGCAACAGGCCGACCTCGTGGGCAAGCTGCTGATGTGGGAAATCGGCAAAACCTATAAGCTGGGCTTTACCGACATCGACCGCGCCATCGACGGCGTGCAGTGGTACGTCGACAACATCGAGGACATGCTTGGCAACCGCGAGCCCCTAGGTGTGGTATCGAACATCGCCTCCTGGAACTACCCCATGTCGGTGCTGCTGCACGCGGTGCTGGTGCAAGTGCTGTGCGGCAACGCGGCGGTGGCCAAAACGCCCACCGATGGCGGCTTTATTTCGCTGAGCCTCACCTTTGCCATTGCGCGCCGCTGTGGCCTGCCCGTAACGCTGGTAAGCGGCTCGGGCGGCGAGCTAAGCGACGTACTTGTGAAAAACGATGCCATCGACTGCCTTTCGTTTGTGGGCGGGCGCTACAACGGCCGCAACATTGCCGATGCGCTGGCCTCGGTGCACAAGCGCTACATGCTGGAGATGGAAGGCGTGAACACCTACGGCATTTGGAATTACTCCGACTGGGCGGCGCTCGAAGATCAGCTGAAGAAGGGCTACGATTACGGCAAGCAGCGCTGCACTGCCTACGTGCGGTTTGTGGTGCAGCGCAGTTTGTTTCCGAAGTTCCTGGAAACCTACTGGAATGCCACCCGCAGCCTAAAAGTGGGCAACCCAACCTTGGTTGATAACCCCGACGACAAACTGCCCGATCTGGCGTTTGGTCCCGTTATCAACCGCCGCCAGGCCGAAGACCTCGACCGCCTTTACGCCGACGCGCTGAAAACCGGTGCCACGCCCATTTACGAAGGCCAACTCGACGATTCCTTGTTCTTGCCCAACCAAGACCGCTCGGCTTACCGTGCCCCGCGGGCCCTGGTAAACCTGCCACGCCAAAGCGAGCTGTACTTTAAGGAGCCGTTCGGCCCCATCGACAGCGTCGTGCTCGTGGATCGGGTAGAAGAGCTGGTAGGGGAGATGAACATCTCGAACGGCGCCCTGGTGGCCGCCTTGGCCTCCGACGACCAGAAGTGGGCGCAGCGTACGGCCAAGGAAATCCGGGCCTTCAAGGTCGGCATCAACAAGCTCCGCTCGCGCGGCGACCGGGAGGAAGTGTTCGGGGGCCTTGGCGAATCGTGGAAGGGTGCTTTTGTAGGCGGAAAACTGTTGGTGGAGGCGGTAACGCAAGCCAGCAACGGCCAGCCCGTGCTTGGCAATTACGAAGAGGCCCTGCTGCTTCCGGAAAAAATATAG
- a CDS encoding nucleoside deaminase gives MDTPNPEFMREAIRLSIEKMQAGHGGPFGAVIVKDGRIIARGFNQVTSTNDPTCHAEVDAIRKACKELGTFQLDGCDLYTSCEPCPMCLGAIYWARPRRVFYGNTKQDAAAIGFDDQFIYDEIEKPLSDRQIPMEQMLPNEAIAGFQAWEKHESRTDY, from the coding sequence ATGGATACACCCAATCCCGAATTCATGCGCGAGGCCATTCGCCTCTCGATAGAGAAGATGCAAGCCGGCCACGGCGGCCCGTTTGGCGCCGTTATCGTGAAAGACGGCCGAATCATCGCCCGCGGCTTTAACCAAGTAACGAGCACCAACGACCCCACTTGCCACGCCGAGGTTGACGCCATTCGCAAAGCCTGCAAGGAGCTCGGCACTTTTCAGCTCGACGGCTGCGACTTGTATACCAGCTGCGAGCCGTGCCCCATGTGCCTAGGTGCCATTTACTGGGCCCGCCCCCGCCGCGTATTTTACGGTAACACTAAACAGGACGCGGCTGCCATCGGCTTCGATGACCAGTTCATCTACGACGAAATCGAGAAGCCCCTCTCCGACCGCCAAATTCCGATGGAGCAAATGCTGCCCAACGAGGCCATTGCCGGTTTTCAGGCTTGGGAAAAACACGAGAGCCGCACAGATTATTAA